The Streptomyces sp. TLI_105 DNA segment CTGCGCGGCGGCGGCGTCCTGCCCGTAGTGCACGGCGACGAGCATCCCGTCGGCGGCGAGCCGCCGGGCGATCGCCCGCCCGATCCCCCGGGAGGAACCGGTGACGAGGGCGGTACGGGGGGTGGCGTCGGCGGGGATGTGCTGCTGCATGGCGATCTCCTCGGGTCTTCCGTGCGGCCCGGGGCGTTTCCCCGGGGCACGGGAAGAACACTCGCGCCGGACGCTGACGAACCACTGACGACCACCTGACACCCACTGACGGACCCCGCCCGCCGCACCGCCCGTCGCGGTCAGCCGCCCCGCCGGTACGGCACCCACCCCGTCGCGGGCGCGCCCGCCGGGGCGGTGCCCACCCCTCGCGCCCCCGTGGCTGGCGCGCCCGCCGGGGCGGTGCCTACCCCAGCGCCCTCGTTGTGGGCATGCGTTCCGCCGGGGCGGAACGGGTGGGCACAACGGAACGGCGCCCTTGCCGGCGCCAGAGGCTCCCGCGCCTGGACCCGCACCGGCAGGTACGGCGCACGCGTGGTGCGGGTCCAGGCGCGGAACGCGAAGGCGCCACTGAGGGGGTCGTCCCGTGTGTCCACCCTCCCCCAAGCTCTCGGCTTCGCTCGAGCAGGGGGGACCCCCTCGCCCCAGCGGGACGATTGCCCACACGGGCGGGGGAACCGCCCCGCAGGCGCGCGCCCACACGGTCGGGGGCCCCACACGGGCGCGGGCACCGGCCGGGCGCGGGCACCGCCCGGGGGCAGGTGGGGGTACGGGGCCGTGGGATCAGGGGCCCGTCAGGTGGGCGTTCGTCTCCGTCACGAGATCAGCGAGCGCCCCCGCGTCCACAGGACGCCTCGTCGCCGACGCCGAGCGAGCCGTACAGGAACTCCAGGATCGCGTCCTTGTCGACGAGCGGCAGCCCGAGCCCGGTGGCGAGCCGTCGCCCCAGGGTCGTCTTCCCGCTCGCGGGCAGCCCGGAGACGATCACGAAGGCCTTGTCGTTCACGCCGGCAGCCCCGCCCGGCGGGCCGTGTCCGCCGCGCGGGCGCGGTCGGCCGCCGCCGACGCGGCGTCCCCGGCGGCCTCGTGGACGGCGGCGCGGCGGTGGAGCAGGTCGACGACGTCCTCGGCGACCCCCAGCGACTCGAAGAGCTCCAGGGCCTCCGCGAGCAGGGGCAGCGGCTCGGCGGTGTGCGCCGCCAGCCCCTCCAGCGCGGTCGCCGTCCCCCACCGCTCCCCGAGCGCCCGGAAGCCGGAGAGGGCCTGGACGAAGAGGGCCTTCGAGGACGCCAGGTGGGCGTGGCCCACCTGGCCGAGGGCGCGGGACCAGGGGTCGTCGCCCATGCGGAGGCCCTTCAGGGGGCCTATGGACGTCGACCAGAGGAAGGCCGTGTACGGCTGCCTGAGCGGAGCCGTGCGCGCGACGAGGAACTCCCGCGCCCGGTCCACGTGTTCGCCTTCCCGGAGGCCCGCCGCGAGGACGCACAGCGCGTACTCCTCGCCCAGTTCCGCCGTCGGCTCCACCCGGTCGAGGAGCTCCGCGACCGGCGCCGCCACCCGGCCCCGGAGCCCGCGCAGCCACCAGTACGGGCTGAGCGCGGCCACCAGCCGCAGCCCGTCCTCGGGCGTGCCGCGCCGCAGCGCCGCCCGCAGGTTCGCGTCCTCCGCGTCCAGCCGGGCCAGCCACTCCAGCTGGGCGGGCCCGCGCAGTTCGGGGTCGGCCGCCTCGGCGAGCTCCCGGTAGTACGCGTGGTGGGCGGCGATCGCCGGGTCCCCGTCCGGGAGCCGCTCGGCGGCGTAGGCGCGGATCGTCTCCAGCATCCGGTACCGGCCGTCGTCCCGTACCTCCACCAGCGACTTCTCCACGAGCGAGGCCAGCGGGTCCGCGCCCGCGCCGCACACCCGGGCCACCGCCTCCGCCGTCGCGCCGCCCCGGAACACGGAGAGCCGCGCGGCCAGTTCCCGCTCGTCCGGTTCGAGCAGCGACCAGCTCCACTCGACCACGGCCCGCAGCGTCCGGTGCCGCTCCGGCGCGGTGCGGTCCCCGCGCGACAGCAGTTCGAACCGCTCGCCGAGGCCGTCCGCCAGCTCCTCCACGGTCAGGGTCCTCAGGCGGGCGGCCGCGAGCTCGACGGCGAGCGGCAGCCCGTCGAGGCCCGCACAGAGCTCCGCCACGCGCGCGTGGCCCGTGAATCCGGGCCGGACCGCCGCCGCCCGCCGCACGAACAGCTCCTCCGCCGCGTCCGGCGCGAGGGCGCCGAGCGGCAGCAGGGACTCCCCGGTGATGCCGAGCGCCTCCCGGCTCGTCGTCAGCATCCGCAGCCCCGGGCAGGCGGCGAGCAGTCGTCGTACGAGGAGTGCCGTCTCCGTGACGACGTGCTCGCAGTTGTCCACGATCAGCAGCACCGACCGTCCGGCCAGGGCCGTTTCGAGCCGCGCCGCGCCCCGTACGCCGAGCGCCGCCGCGAAGGCCTCGGCGACCTCGACAGAGACGGAGCCCGTACGCCCGTCGCCGGCAGTCGCGGAGCCCGTATGCCCGTCGCCGGGAGCCGCGGAGCCCGTATGCCCGTCGCCGGCAGCCGCGGAGCCCGTACGCCCGGCAGCCGCCCCGGTCCCGCTCGCCGTGGAGCCCGTACGTCCGCCCCCGCCGCCCATCGACCCCGCGCCCCCGACCGCCCCCAGGTCCACGAACCTCACCTCCCCCGGCAGCCCCGCGCCCACCTCCAGCGCCAGCCGGGTCTTGCCCGCGCCACCCGGGCCCACCAGGGTCACCAGGCGCGCGGCCGCCACCAGGGCGGCCAGCCGCTCCCGTTCCCGCTCGCGGCCCACGAAGTCCGTCAGCGGCGCGGGCAGCGGCGGGCACGTCCGGTCCGAGGCGGCCGTCCCGCCCCGCAGCACCTCCAGGTGTACGGCGGACAGTTCCGGCGACGGATCGGCCCCCAGCTCCTCGGCGAGGGCAGCCCGCACCTCCTCGTACACGGCGAGCGCCTCCGCCTGCCGTCCCGCCGCGGCGAGCGCCCGCATCTGCAGCCCGCGCAGCCGCTCCCGCAGCGGCTGCTCCCGCACCGACCGCTCCAACTCCCTTACGAGTGCGGTCAGGTCACCGCCGACGGCCAGCTCGGCGGCCGCCCACTCCTCCACCGCGTCGAGCCGCAGCGCGTCGAGCCGGGCCGCCTGGCCCGCGGCGAACGGCGCGTCCCGCACGTCGGCGAGCGCCGGCCCCCGCCAGAGCCCGAGCGCCTCCCGCAGCAGGCCGGCCGCGCGGCCGGGGTCGCCCGCCGCACGCGCGCGCGTACCCTCCCGGGCGAGCGCCTCGAAGCGCAGGACGTCCACGTCCGTGGCGGGGTCGCCGACGGCCAGCCGGTATCCGGCGGGCGAGAACTCGACCGTTACGCCCGGCGGGAGGGCCCGGCGCAGCCGCGAGACCTGGGCCTGGAGCGCGCCCTGGGCGCCGGCCGGCGGCTCGTCCCCGTACAGCCCGTCGACGAGCCGCTCCACCGGGACGGTCCTGCCCGCGTCGAGGAGGAGCCGGGCGAGCAGGGCGCGGACCTTGGGGCCGCCGGTGGCGGGCGCCGGGGTGCCGGTGGCATCGGTGGTCGCGAGCGGCCCGAGGAGGCGGAAGATCATGTGCGGATTGTGTCCCGGTGGACGGCCGCTCTTCCAGCCTCCGGTCTCCGGGGCCCGTCAGGCCTCAGGCCGTCGTCCTCGCGCGCGTGCGGGGGTTGCGGGCGGTCAGGGTGACCCCGACGGCGACCGTGGCCGCCGCGACGAGCCCGGCCGCGAGGACCGCCCAGCGACCCGCGAACGAGCACATCAGGATCGCGAACGAGGAGACCGGCAGGACCAGTTGTTGGGCGATGCCGACCTTGAAGTAGCGGGCGTGCAGCAGCCACACCGACAGCAGGAACACGGCCGAGGGGATCGTCACGGCGGCGGAGGCGGCGAGCGTGGAGATGTGGGCCTTGCCCACGGCCTGCTCGACGGCGATCTCCAGGCCGGCCCCGACGGCGGCGGCCGACGCGAAGATCACGTAGTGGCCGTAGCCCCACAGGAAGCCCTGGCGGCTGGAGGTCAGCCGGTCGTGGGCGGGCACGACGAAGTAGATCCACCAGGCGGCGAAGACCAGCAGCAGGCCGCCCGCGGCGATCGGCAGCACCTCGCCGAGGGCGTCGTTCTCGACGATGCCGGTCTTCACGGCGACGGTGGCGGCGGCGACGGTCTCGCCCAGCACGATGATGGTGAACAGGCCGTACCGCTCGGCGATGTGGTGCGGATGCCAGGTGCTGGCGGTCTCCTTCTCCGCGTACACGGGCACGGCCATCTCGGCCACCACCATGACGAGGAAGACCCAGGGGCGGGCCGACTCGGGCGCGAGGACCAGCGCGAGCCAGCCGATCTGGACGGCGATGACCCCGCCCGCGTACCGGCGGCACATCGTCCGCTCGGCCGGGTCGGTGGCGTGGTGGGCGGCGCGCAGCCACTGCGAGGCGAGGGCGAGCCGCATCACGACGTAACCGATGTAGACGACGAGGAAGTCGTGCTCCTCGAAGGCGCGCGAGACGCCGGCGGCGAGGACGAGCACGCCGGCGATCTGGACGAGGGTGACGACCCGGTAGAGGACGTCGTCGTTGTCGTAGGCCGAGGCGAACCAGGAGAAGTTCATCCAGGCCCACCAGATCGCGAAGAAGATCATCGCGTAGTCGAGGATGCCCTCGCCGGCGTGGCCCTCGGCGATCGCGTGCACGAGTTCGGCGCCGGCCTGGGCGACGGCCACGACGAAGCAGAGGTCGAAGAAGAGCTCCAGGGGCGTGGCGGCCCGGTGCGACTCCTCGCGGGAGCGAGCGGTGAGGGGCATGAACGGTTGTGTCATGCGCCCCAGCACAGCAGAACGGGCGGCGGGCCCCCAACACGTGCCACGCCCTGCGGGGCGCCCGCGGCCCGCGACCGGGGGCCCGGGCCCGCCCGGCGGCCATCGCCGCCCGGGGCGATCGGCACGACACGTCGTCCCCGCCTCCCCCGGCGGCCCGTCGCGGCCCGCGAGGTGTTCACGGCCCACGGGCTGCGCGACGTCCGGCCGGCTCATCACCCCCGGGGCGGTCAAAACAGGGCTAAGCGGGTCATACGGTTTTACCGTGGCCGCGTGACCGAGCCACCGAAGACAGCCGAGCCGACCTCCGCGTCCGGCTCCGCCCTCGCTCCCGCCCCGGGCCCCGCACCCGGCGCCACGGCGGCCGACGGCCCCGCGCCCCGGACCCCGGCCGCCGTGCGCCGCCGCGCCGCCCTCGCCGGCGCCGCCGTCTCCGCCCTGCTGATCCTCGCGGTCGTCTTCGGCAGCCGCCTGCTCCGCGACTTCGACTCGGCCCTCCTGCCCTACGCCGTGGC contains these protein-coding regions:
- a CDS encoding shikimate kinase, with amino-acid sequence MNDKAFVIVSGLPASGKTTLGRRLATGLGLPLVDKDAILEFLYGSLGVGDEASCGRGGAR
- a CDS encoding BTAD domain-containing putative transcriptional regulator; this encodes MIFRLLGPLATTDATGTPAPATGGPKVRALLARLLLDAGRTVPVERLVDGLYGDEPPAGAQGALQAQVSRLRRALPPGVTVEFSPAGYRLAVGDPATDVDVLRFEALAREGTRARAAGDPGRAAGLLREALGLWRGPALADVRDAPFAAGQAARLDALRLDAVEEWAAAELAVGGDLTALVRELERSVREQPLRERLRGLQMRALAAAGRQAEALAVYEEVRAALAEELGADPSPELSAVHLEVLRGGTAASDRTCPPLPAPLTDFVGRERERERLAALVAAARLVTLVGPGGAGKTRLALEVGAGLPGEVRFVDLGAVGGAGSMGGGGGRTGSTASGTGAAAGRTGSAAAGDGHTGSAAPGDGHTGSATAGDGRTGSVSVEVAEAFAAALGVRGAARLETALAGRSVLLIVDNCEHVVTETALLVRRLLAACPGLRMLTTSREALGITGESLLPLGALAPDAAEELFVRRAAAVRPGFTGHARVAELCAGLDGLPLAVELAAARLRTLTVEELADGLGERFELLSRGDRTAPERHRTLRAVVEWSWSLLEPDERELAARLSVFRGGATAEAVARVCGAGADPLASLVEKSLVEVRDDGRYRMLETIRAYAAERLPDGDPAIAAHHAYYRELAEAADPELRGPAQLEWLARLDAEDANLRAALRRGTPEDGLRLVAALSPYWWLRGLRGRVAAPVAELLDRVEPTAELGEEYALCVLAAGLREGEHVDRAREFLVARTAPLRQPYTAFLWSTSIGPLKGLRMGDDPWSRALGQVGHAHLASSKALFVQALSGFRALGERWGTATALEGLAAHTAEPLPLLAEALELFESLGVAEDVVDLLHRRAAVHEAAGDAASAAADRARAADTARRAGLPA
- a CDS encoding low temperature requirement protein A, which produces MPLTARSREESHRAATPLELFFDLCFVVAVAQAGAELVHAIAEGHAGEGILDYAMIFFAIWWAWMNFSWFASAYDNDDVLYRVVTLVQIAGVLVLAAGVSRAFEEHDFLVVYIGYVVMRLALASQWLRAAHHATDPAERTMCRRYAGGVIAVQIGWLALVLAPESARPWVFLVMVVAEMAVPVYAEKETASTWHPHHIAERYGLFTIIVLGETVAAATVAVKTGIVENDALGEVLPIAAGGLLLVFAAWWIYFVVPAHDRLTSSRQGFLWGYGHYVIFASAAAVGAGLEIAVEQAVGKAHISTLAASAAVTIPSAVFLLSVWLLHARYFKVGIAQQLVLPVSSFAILMCSFAGRWAVLAAGLVAAATVAVGVTLTARNPRTRARTTA